One Drosophila subpulchrella strain 33 F10 #4 breed RU33 chromosome 2R, RU_Dsub_v1.1 Primary Assembly, whole genome shotgun sequence genomic window, ATGTTGACATAGCACCAGAGCACCGCGGCTTTGTCCCGGCTGCTCATAAAACTGTCTCATATTGACGGCTCAAGAACTGCcgcacacagatactcacCGACACACATGCACGCAGCCAGCCCTCGGATACTTATGTACATGTACGCATATCTTGTTTCTTGTCGCAGCATCTCATAAAACTAAACCGCAATTCATCAGTAAATTCTTTTCTCCCTGCTTTTTTCTGGTCAGCCCGTCTGCCGGGGAATATGCTACAATTTTATGCGTCTCGTAAAATGcgaaaaaattgtttttattataattattatgtTATGCATGGTGACGGAGCAAGTTTATTGCACTCGCATATAAAAGTCGGAGCCTCGATGAAGTGATGATGCCGTCAAAGTTTATTCGGTCTTCGGTTCGCCCCCAATCCAAAACTTTCTGCTGGTGCTGCTTATCTCGGTGCCATTTATAATGGCAAATTATTTCAGATTTTCCTTAACTTTCAGCCATTTGAAACAATGACACACGCGTTGAGCAAAGTCAACAACCTTCCTTAGTGCAGCTCGAACTGTCCTTGCAGTGTCCTGCTGCTGGGACTGCACTGATAAAAAGTAGTACAAATTCTAGTAAATAGcttagaaatattaaaaataaaaaacaaatattaaaaaaaataaatctcaaATTTAAAGACATTCACTGATTTacatataacattttttttagatcaaaaCCTTGGTGCAATCAGTCAGGagtttgtttttaaaagtCCTTAATAATAGTTTCTTATGACAagtaaaatataaaagtttttatttttaaccttTTTGCGTCTTTACGAAAAATGtttgcatttatattttacttttaaaagaTAATGGTTCAAAGGCACCCATTTTTTacgtataaatatataaaagtcCACAAATAGATTTTTATTGCATTATATAATTAAGTGCATAACATAATCTTTATTgcgttttcaattaaaatgtatacatATAGTTACATATTTACATTTCTAtgcttgttttatttattctaaactttatatttcctttttatttttaagagacttaaaaaaaaccgGATGTTTTCAGTGCCTTGTAATTTGTATTGTATATTGAAAGCATTTtcaacataattttttttttatttattgcacATTATATTCGCTGTTTAAGAGGTAAAGCAGCTAGAATGTCTTATTTTTGCATTAAGAAGCACTAAAATAAAGCGGTTTATCTGATTATACGAAACATCCGATTGTGGATGTCTTGGAAACCGGTTCCAAATCCTATAAGTGGTACAATTTCTTGCTCTGTGCCTTGATACAGTTTGAAGGGGCCGCATGTCACGCACTGGAAAATGGTTAGCGCTCCCCAGCACCCAGGGTAAACTCGATCTGAGAAAAAGGGACCCACACAATGGGAGTTTTACGTGCTGTTGCGAAGGACGTCGCGCATCCAGTTAAAGTTTCAGGCTCATTAGTATGAtgcttaaaattattaaatgtgTGCAACCGAGGGTCTCGTAAGTGCAAAAAGATAGTTAGTAAAGCGCACATTAAGATAGTTCCGGCCATAGAAGTAAATTGCACTCTTTGCGGTCCTTTTGGCTTCCCTTCAATCTGGTCCCACGCGTCGTATGCGCAATGGCCGGCCGATTGCAACAATCAATGTTTTATTGTTGAGCAAATACGGTAGGCCAGGCCAGTGCCTCAAGCCGCAAGCCACAAAGCCAGGGAAAGCCGGGAAAGCAGGAAAGCCCGAGCTGGCGAATAAATGAAGGCCGTAATTATGGCCAAGGAAAATACAGACGCCGGAACGGGAGCAAAATGTCACGTACTGGCAATAAACCGCTGCTAATTTACGATGCCCCGGTCTGCCTCTGGTCCTGATCCTGGCCAAAGTCCGAGGACCAAGTCCGAGTCCTGGTTCCTGCCACTCGGCCGCCAACAAAAGGCGGCGGAAGTCAAAAGGCAAACGCCTAAGCAGTTTGGCCAACTCGAGAACTCCGGAATGTTTCGCATTACGGCCGCTGCATAGAAATGGCCATCAAATCGACGGCGAGGGGCCTTTCGAACCTATCGAAACTGCCAATAACCAGGACAAAGGCCTAATGCGCATTAGCCGCCCCGGAACGTGCATTAGATATATTAAAATCGGGACTGTGGACCTGTGGACTGTTGACTGTGGCTGCCGAACTGCGGACCTTGCATTGTCCGCAGCTGCGTTTTGTTTGCATCCATTAGCGGAAACGCACTGAGGCAGAACGGTGGACAGCggattttcccattttcctcgggcccaattttcaaaaataattgcGTTGAGGACTCGAAACTCAACAGGCAGCGAAGAGCGTCGGGCGGAAAACGGACTTTCGAGTTCGAAAACGGTTTCTCTTAAATGGAGACTTGCCAAAAATTGCGTATAAGAGAAGGCCGTGCGGCGCCTGCGTCGGCTGGGAAAAGTCTACAGGAAAATCAGCTGGTTGGTCGGTGATTCCGTCTACTTCAGAACGGCCACATTGAAGCAGTTTGTCAATAGTTACGCTCAAGACGCCACGCGTCTGCCGAACCGTTTAAGGAACGCCGCGCTTAGTATctgaaaattattaaaattcgAAAGACCCAACCCCGAAGACTGAAAGCGAAATCAAAAAACGAAAATCAAACTCACAACCCAAGAGCAATTTCAACGTTAAGTGAAATCCTGTAGACCGCGAACTCTAGTCCACCTTTTTGTTCCGAATAATTGAGTAACCAAAACCAGAGAAACCCGCATAATTAGCGTTCAAACAAGAAAAACCGAGCCCGAGTACTTAATCAAAAAAGATAAATACAAATCAACCATAGACGCGCACACAAACAAACCAAAAGCGGAAGCTGTCcgctgtgtgtgtgggtgtgagGTCCTCAGGAACTCAGGTCCTCAGGAACTGGggaacatcatcatcatcagcatcaGCACCATTGGAATCCTCGCATCCTTCGTGGTCGCCGCTGCTGTCGTCATCGTTGTCACATCTcggcataaatatttatgttgaCGAATCTACCTGCGGCTGAGCGTCGCTAATGAAGCgggcaaaatgaaaatgaaaggaCATAATTATGCTTATGTGTGAGTATAATGAATACGAATTTCCACAAGCTCCACAAGGCCAGCTGGGGGACCACCACCGCTGCACTTTGTTCAGCGAAAAGCGCCCGGGGATTCGTGCATTTTGTTTGCGTTTTCCGTTACGGTTGAATGTCTGCTACTTTCTCCTTTCTTGGCCAGGTTTGCTTTGTGCAAAATGGCACTGGTCTTTGGGAGGGGGCAGGGGTTTATTGGTGGCCAACATGATTAGTTCGcaggaagggggttgcttgcAATTAGGCAACTGCATTAGGGAAAACTTTTCGCCGGCAAGTTGGTAACTTGAGTGCAAATTGCTGTCGTCCAATCATCTTCATAAAGTTTGCGCCAGCACGAGTCCATGAACTCCCTGTCATTGTGTGGAAGGCAATCCATTGTTTCCATTCATCTGCTAACTGAGTTATGACCCCATTCGACTGGATTCCCCACACATTTGACTAGCACACCCCTCCCCCTGCTAATTGGTACATTGTACGAGTCATTCTGGTGATCAAAACCAAAAGGCTGCTAAAAGATTACGCTGACACAACGAGAAGGAGAACGAGCACTGCCAGCGGCAGACATTCAACAGaactttttgtatatttattagaGTATGAATTAATTCAAGTATGagcagtgtgtgtgtgttgtggGGAAAGAGTTAAGCCTTCGAGGCACATTCTGAATCAGATTCGCACAACGGAAAATGGGGGAAGGGTGTGGAAAAGCCACCGCAGCCCGGCGcgattttccctttttctCCTTGACTTTTTTCGACTATCCCCTGAGGCGAACTTTGTTGCAAACGTTGGCACATTTTTTTTCACTCCACCCACAGTGTATTGCGAATGTAATTCATGTACACGACCTTGGtgtataacaaaaaaaatggttgTGGCTGTGTGGCAGCAACAACTCGCTTTCATAATTAAAATGCAGAAGAATATGGCCTAGGGAGGCGACCGCCAGATACCTCGCTTAATTCTCAGATGGCATTATCTATGCCTTGAGTTGATTGCTAAAGATACAATACACGATTCAATCTTACGAGACCTAGCATACTTTCCGGCTTCAATACTAATAAATGCCTTGAACTCCAAACCGCACAAACATTTAAAGTGCATTTATTAATAGCGGTGCCAAGAAAACCCCTGAAAAGGCGAGCACGGGGCGGATGACGATTACCTTGATTATGAAAATACTTCTCACACATGAGCTGCTTGGGCGCATCGCATAACCATAACCGTAGCCCTCCTTCCGTTTCCGGTGCCGCCCATTAACATTTTAGTCTCGGGGAAAGGCAAAACCGAAAGCAGCCACTATTCAGCGAGGGTCGGGCGAAGTCTTCTTGCGAATTTTGCCGATCACGAACCACAACCCGCCGAGCGACCTTCGCAGGTCAGGTGTTGGCCCGGGTATTCGCCTCAGACTGGTTAACTGCCTTCACCTGGGGACACCTTGACACAGACAAAGGTCAGGCAGTGGGTGGGGCGCACAAAGGGCAAGTGGCAGCCAAACCAAACCAACCTAAACCTAACCCCCTCACAGCGACCATCCGAGAGTGAATTAAGCAGGAATGCAGATGCCCCAGCGACTCGCTGGTTTATTGTATTTCTTGGCCAGCGTTTAGATATGCATATCAGTTCCGTTCCAACTTCCGTGGGTAGGGCGAATAGTTGCCGTCGTATCTGTCGTACCTATAGGGCTCCCCTGGTGCGGAAAATCCCGGCAGCGgtagcaacagcagcagcgaaatcagcagcagcagctgcatcGTGTAGCCAAGTGTTAGCAGCAACATTTCGAACGAAACTGAGCAAAACAAGCTGATAGCACAGCTATatatacattaaaataaaaaattaagtatTCACAGCACACTGAAAAAAAGGAATGAAAAATAAACctagatatttttaaaaattggaaTATACCTTTGGCAGATAACAATTTCTAGGGTATAGATTAAATACTGCACAGCTTCATTGTAAAAGTAACAGTACTTAATCTTCATTCAGCATTAAATTTCACAACAAAAGAAAtgataaacaaataaatctattttatattttattttaaaagaataCTTTATTTACTATACCCACAAGATTTGACTGGTTCCTTAAATGTCAATCTTAGTTTGcttttaatattcaaaaattattttcaaagtGTGCTGGATTTTCCCAGCTCCAATCGTGATAAGGATCTGCCCCTGGAGGCACTCAGTCGTTCTAAgaatttaaaactatttttaatgaTTTGCCAGCTTTAATCGAGATAAGGGTCCAGGGGCCAGGGAGCTCTCACTGGGCAGCTTGTGAAAAACTTGTGAAAGAGTTCGCTCGATTGAAATGATTAATTAATTGGTGGAATCGAGCTTAACTGAGCGCGTCGAGACGAGCATCATTTATCATGGTGTGGACTTAATTCGAGCGCCCTGGCTTCGCtggggaaataaaaaataaagagcgAACTTGTGTTATTCTGGGGCGGTACATTATGATTTCGTCTGAGGTCTTCGCTTCTCGCTTTCCATAGACCTCTCGCCCATTGTTTGCCATTCATCTCTGACTCCCCATTGACTCTCGAACCGCCCTATGTTTTGCAGTTTACGTGTTAAGTGCTTGGCAAGCACGATTACGGCGCTTTATCACCCGcaacagcggcagcaacaCGAACGACAAGCAcgccagcaacagcaacagcaacggcagcagcagcaacagcaacagcagcagcaacagagtcaacagcaacagctgcgacggcagcaacatcaccagcagcaggagcagcagcaacacatcGCGCTGTAGTCACACCCACCAGCACATACACATCTAGATACATATACTGTCAGATAAATACACACGAGATGCTGAAAACGGTGACAACAGCAATGGCTGCCGCCGATGACGATGTCCCAGCGAGCATTTTGGAAATTGAACTGCCAGCCATTTTGCTCAACGAGAGCCTCTTCATCGAGCTGAATGGCAATCTCACCCAGCTGGTGGACTCTACCAGCAATCTCAGCCAAATCGCCTGGAATCGCACTGCAAACGGCAATGGCAATGGCAGCAGTAACATTTTCGACCTGGACGACGAGCAGCGGGCGGCGGTCGAGTTCTGGCTACTGATCAAAATGATCGTCATGGCCGTCGTGCTGGGACTCATGATACTCGTGACCATCATAGGCAAGTACTTAATCAAAATCAAATCCAAATTTAAATTACCCAAAAGGGGGGGACATTAAATTATACTCAAATTTATGCCGCCGGGATGAGGCTGGGAAAAGTTTCCATATCGCCGACACAAACTCAACTGTAAATGAACTGAAATTTATGATGCAGAAGATTTTTATTGCGCCCCTTGGAagatttttattgatttttggGCTTACAAAGATGATTTGCTGCCGCCTGCTCTAAGAAATGGGCTCGGGAATAGGGCTTTCAATGGGTGTCGGGTGCTTAGGGGCGGCTGATTGTTTTGGTTGGCTGGATGATGTACGAGGAGTTCTTTGAGTTAAGCGCCGCAGAGATGccagtaaaataaaaaaacgaGCCAAAGTTTCCAAAAATGTTTGCCGCGGCACGTGAAAAGCTATTAAAACGGCGCCAAGGCGTCAAATGCAAATTACGACAAGCACACACTTTTTGGCACACGATGGAGGTGTTTTATACAGAGAGAAAAATTATTCAGTGAAAAGATTCAATTATTCTTACTTTCGAAtgcatttgaaaaatatttggatTAATAACTTGTTAATTCAATCGAGGTGCCTAAAATCAAATGTTATTTGTAATACATTTTCTCTTAATGTTCAATCAATTTtgtgatttaaaaatagattcTATACCGATAACATATATAGAATTTCAATTATTATCTAAACagttcaatatataataactTATCTCCATTATGTGTTATATTAAGACATGgcattaatataaaattttaaatattaactgAACTTAACCAATAATAATTACTGAATACGTACGAAAGTACTGATTACTGGCAAGTGTAAGTATTATGTTGCAGTGAACGTAAAATGTAGTTACGTAGTAAAAAGCAGTATCACCCGTTTCACATTTATAGGCCATGTACCAGCAAGTCAAAATACCATGTTGCATATTCCAAGCAAAATGTGTATCACAAACGATATAGTTCTTTAAAAAGATTTAGAAGaaaaatttgatattattaGCATAGCTAAGCTGAAGTTTCAACTATTCGTATTACCAAGATCAAGTTATCCTATTTTTCGTTGAAAAATCCGTGTTCTTTGTGCCAAATAATTAGGTTAACTGAGCTTAGCTCACTTTTAAAACACTATTATTTTTTAGGGTTCCCAAAGACTGGGTGTTCCGACAGAACGTTATACCTAACTAATCGCTAGTTTCGGCAAAATTTGCTTGGTACTAGCACACACATGCTATGCTATCCACAGTTTCGGTGCCGTTGCGAACACACGTCGTATGCGCAACATTTCCCCGGCAAGACATATGCAAATGCGTTTTCTGGCTCGGGCCAAGCGACGACAAAACGTTTTGACAACCTGCAGACAAGCTCGCTGTCTCAGCAGCTCCAGTTTCAAAGGGGGGCTCCAAGGGGGGTCGAAACAGGGGCTGGCGTCACTTCGGCTGCCATGGAAAAAGCAGGGGCGGTGGCGTTGGGCGAAAAGGGGTAAGGTGAGGTGAGGTGAGGTGAGGAGGCACTGCGGCAATTACAATTTGCCAAGTTGCATGCGCTTAATCAAAGCAAGCAACGACAATGATGATGGCGATGATGGAGCTAGCAGCCATCCAGTTCTCATTTGCATCCCACAGGCGAGGAGACACTGCACAGAGGACCCGGGAAAAGGAGACCCGGGAATGTGGGAGGGAGGTGGACAAGTGGGGCATGCACGATTGCCTGCAATTAGGCTGgaaaatgaagactccttTGACACGAATCCTTTGCCACTGATTGATTTTGCACCACTCCTCTGGAAGTTTTCCATCCCATTCGCCCACTGCCAAAAACGACACACAAAAGTTAATGATTCCGGCCACTCGACGTTTCCAATGAACTGCATTCGAGTTCACTTACTTATTCATCGGCACTGAAACGGAAGGCTTAGTGCTGCATTTACCGCCTCACTTAATATAtcaatttaacaatttatcGCTTTCTAATGGGGCTCCTGTTTTCTGCTCTCACTGTCCACAGGCAACGTCTTCGTAATTGCCGCCATTATACTCGAGAGAAACTTGCAGAATGTTGCCAATTATTTGGTTGCATCCCTGGCAGTGGCTGATTTATTTGTTGCCTGTCTTGTCATGCCGCTTGGCGCCGTCTACGAGGTAAGTTGTCCTCCTCTTTCATTTTACACGGCAAGAAAATTGGGGGATTCCATTTGGGGATGCCACCCTTGGCCTCCCTAGGGCAATGGTAGAAAAAACGAAAAGAACATATTTAAGCTAgcataatacattttaaactttttagAAACACATTTAGGagattaaaaatcattttaataaatatatggtatatttaaatataatatttttctttataattcattttaatacTAACAAAGTAGGTGCAccttatttgtttaaaatattttttaaataataaaaattttgaaattgtTGATGGTTTTGGAAAAAGGAGAACAATCCTTAAAATTGTCTTTTTAATTGGATCAGTATTATACTATCAAAGAAATCCTTTTTGTATGTGTACAGCGCCTAGTTTAGTATATACCGATTAGTCCTAGATCAGTGTGGATAACCCAGTGTCTGATCCAAAATTTTATTGTAAGGGGGACATAAAGAAAATTTCTTCAGTTGAAATAAAGAATTGGGAACAAAATACTTATtcaaaatacatattacatatacTCGAGTGGGGGGATCTATGCCCCAAATCAACCCATGAATCCGCGCGTGGTATAACCTTTTTTTGATAGTGTTACCAGAcactttttatataatttagtCGAGATAAAGTCGAGCTCAAGAGCAGAACGTATGCTGAACACAATTATCCTTAACTTAAACGTGTATCACTCGAAAAGCTACCCTTTACATATAGAACGGTTATGTTTTCGAGTCGATTTTAATAGAATCAATACCAGGCCATGAAAGTTAAAAGTTTTGTATGTTTAATTTCTGAAACACTtctaaatacatattttatcaACTCTATTTAAAAGTTCCCCTTAAATGGCCAGTTTTAAGCGTGTTTAATCGTTTTGCACTGTGTATTGCCACTGCCATCGCCGAGTCAACTCGATTACCCTAATGGAAACTTGAGCAGGAATGCTGGCAAATGAAATTAGGCGCCAAAGAGTTGGCACTGGCCCGGGGCAACCTCGTTTGCAGGCGACTAATTGTTTCAATTGCATCATCACTGGCAAACAATGTGTTGCTAAATGTCACTCctttctttcctttcatcCCTTCCCCCTCACCGCCCTGGAAATTGCCGGCTCAGATAAGTAATGGATGGATATTGGGACCGGAACTGTGCGACATTTGGACGTCTTGCGACGTCCTTTGCTGCACAGCATCCATCCTGCACCTGGTGGCCATTGCGGCGGACAGGTGAGTGCTGCCAGTCAGCCAGCTGTATTCCGGTGCGACGGATGGCAATTTGGACCTCCTTCCGTTGCAGATATTGGACGGTGACCAATATCGACTACAACAATCTGCGGACGCCGCGCCGCGTATTCCTCATGATTTTCTGCGTCTGGTTTGCGGCCCTGATTGTTTCCTTGGCCCCCCAATTTGGCTGGAAGGATCCGGACTACATGAAGCGCATCGAGGAGCAGCACTGCATGGTGTCGCAGGATGTGGGCTATCAGGTGAGCGATACTGATTGCAGGAATCCTTAGCTTGGGGGTTGAGTGACGTCTTTGGTGAGATTGGGAAGAGGTTAAGGATTATATTTATAACAGAATATCTAAAAGCTAGCcaacaaaaaagttttataGGTAGGTATATAGTATAGTACAGTAAAGTGAGTTTTTACTTATCTAAAAATAGATggataagctaaaaaacaaaataaatgtgTATTCCTTGGTTTATTTGAATACTTAACTATTTATAAGACCCTATTTATATCAGCGAACCAACTTAGTGAactaaaaacttattttacgTTTTCAAATAATACCTGCATTGATTTGATTGACTTAAATCTAGAACTTAGGGTGGTTTTCTTGACTGACTTCGGATTAAATCAATAatccttttatatttttgtatcttTTGTATTATTGTCATATTGAAAtctaagattaaatatttaccaacaaaaaacaggaaaatgaaaataccAAGAATTTCTACATACTTTTTCTTTAATCAAATAGATTTTTGCCACCTGTTGCACTTTCTATGTGCCGCTGCTGGTGATTCTGTTCCTATACTGGAAAATCTACATAATTGCCAGGAAGCGCATT contains:
- the LOC119550816 gene encoding uncharacterized protein LOC119550816, translating into MLLLTLGYTMQLLLLISLLLLLPLPGFSAPGEPYRYDRYDGNYSPYPRKLERN